In Hyphomicrobium denitrificans 1NES1, one DNA window encodes the following:
- a CDS encoding flagellar basal body-associated FliL family protein: protein MAQALITSNGNAPAAGPSTADLVKSMLLAVVLGIGGGGVFGYFAIPVGTPPAPVGEAKPASAAPQTPISGRFPSDALEIAIPSIIVDLSGEPKSRVRLDISIVAVHGTSESGLLKDEVREDIIAYLKGLTVADIQGVRGLQNLREQLEDRAKIRGRGAILGLLIGGFVIE from the coding sequence TGCTCCGGCCGCCGGCCCGAGCACTGCGGATCTCGTAAAATCCATGCTGCTGGCGGTTGTGCTTGGCATCGGCGGAGGCGGCGTTTTTGGATATTTCGCTATTCCGGTCGGCACCCCACCTGCTCCCGTCGGAGAAGCAAAACCTGCAAGCGCCGCACCTCAAACGCCGATATCGGGACGCTTTCCAAGTGATGCCCTGGAGATTGCCATCCCGTCCATCATCGTCGACTTGAGCGGCGAGCCAAAGTCGCGGGTCCGATTGGATATATCGATTGTCGCCGTACACGGCACATCCGAATCCGGCTTGCTCAAGGACGAAGTCCGCGAAGATATCATCGCCTACCTCAAGGGTTTGACGGTTGCGGACATTCAGGGGGTAAGGGGCCTCCAGAACCTGCGCGAGCAACTGGAGGACCGAGCCAAAATTCGTGGCCGCGGGGCAATTCTCGGATTGCTGATCGG